In a single window of the Colius striatus isolate bColStr4 chromosome 21, bColStr4.1.hap1, whole genome shotgun sequence genome:
- the MIB2 gene encoding E3 ubiquitin-protein ligase MIB2 isoform X2 encodes MDVDPYASMQIGMRVVRGVDWKWGNQDSGEGNVGTVVEIGRTGSPTTPDKTVVVQWDQGNRTNYRTGFQGAYDLLLYDNAQIGVRHPNIICDCCKKHGIRGMRWKCKMCFDYDLCTQCYMNNKHDLSHSFERYETAHSQPVLVSPRQNLTRITLKGTFQGAKVVRGPDWEWGNQDGGEGKIGRVVDIRGWDVETGRSVASVTWSDGTTNVYRVGHKGKVDLKCTVEATGGFYYKEHLPKLGKPAELQRKESTDRHPFQHGDKVKCLLDIDILREMQEGHGGWNPKMAEFIGQTGTVHRITDRGDVRVQFNSETRWTFHPGALTKTLGHIGKVIKVYGDGDLRVSVGGQSWTFNPACLTAYQRDEEANLMTTENAKESKSTLITVLEKLLSQKTESEHAGCLVICAALNNAAKVREVLQKYPDKVDAKNQGRTALQIASYQGHLDVVKILLQAHASVNLRDEEGDTALHYAAFGNQAEVARVLISKGASADLLNNAKCTALYVAVSQGFTEVVRALCELNCDVNLPDSQGDTPLHYAITADYKVVIEILTEVPNIDFTVQNCQGFNLLHYSALKGNKLAIKKILARARQLVDSKKEDGFTALHLAALNNHKEVAEILIKEGRCDVNLKNNRNQTALHLAVIQGHVGMVQLLVSEGSDVNAEDEDGDTAMHIALERQQLMFVMMEKREGEMGLSLLSKLQASGLLGNVELNVGTAIACYLAQEGADINYANHRGKSPLDLITDGRIVQVIKDFSQKFREQQVSSDSSAITCSLRRVHTTPNTMTNLSVSSVAVPTECLVCSELALLIHFFPCQHSIVCEECSRRMKKCIKCQVTITKKLKQDSTEVECSPSSECTDQRKLMEELQSRYRQMEERITCPICIDDQIKLVFQCGHGSCPDCSTALTVCPICRQAIRERIQIFV; translated from the exons ATGGACGTGGACCCCTATGCCAGCATGCAGATTGGGATGCGGGTAGTTCGTGGAGTGGACTGGAAATGGGGCAACCAGGACAGCGGTGAAGGGAACGTTGGGACTGTGGTTGAGATTGGTCGGACGGGCAGCCCAACCACTCCAGATAAGACTGTGGTCGTACAGTGGGATCAAGGCAACAGAACTAATTACCGAACTGGATTCCAAGGGGCTTACGACCTTCTTCTGTATGATAATGCACAAATAG GTGTCCGTCACCCTAACATCATATGTGACTGTTGCAAGAAGCATGGTATTCGGGGAATGCGGTGGAAGTGCAAAATGTGTTTTGACTATGACTTGTGCACGCAGTGTTACATGAACAACAAACATGATCTGTCTCACTCCTTCGAGCGCTATGAGACAGCACACTCACAACC AGTCCTGGTGAGTCCTCGACAGAATTTGACTCGCATCACATTAAAAGGGACTTTCCAGGGAGCTAAAGTAGTCCGTGGGCCTGACTGGGAGTGGGGTAACCAGGATG GTGGTGAAGGTAAAATTGGCCGTGTGGTTGATATTCGTGGCTGGGACGTAGAGACTGGACGCAGCGTGGCCAGCGTCACGTGGTCTGATGGTACCACCAATGTCTACAGAGTTGGACACAAGGGAAAAGTGGACCTGAAATGTACTGTGGAGGCAACAGGTGGATTTTACTACAAAGAGCATCTCCCCAAATTAG GAAAACCAGCTGaactgcagaggaaagaaagcacCGACAGGCACCCATTCCAGCATGGGGACAAAGTGAAATGCCTGCTGGACATTGACATCTTGAGGGAAATGCAGGAGGGCCATGGTGGCTGGAATCCTAAAATGGCTGAG TTCATTGGCCAGACAGGGACTGTGCACAGAATCACGGACAGAGGGGACGTGAGGGTCCAGTTCAACAGTGAAACCCGCTGGACTTTCCATCCTGGAGCTCTGACTAAG ACCTTAGGGCACATCGGCAAGGTGATCAAAGTCTATGGGGATGGAGATTTGCGAGTGTCGGTTGGAGGGCAGTCCTGGACCTTTAACCCAGCTTGCCTGACAGCCTATCAGAGAGATGAGGAAGCAAACCTCATGACAACGGAGAATGCAAAGGAATCGAAAA GTACTTTGATTACTGTATTGGAGAAGCTGCTATCTCAGAAGACAGAGTCAGAGCATGCAGGCTGCCTGGTCATTTGTGCAGCGCTCAATAATGCAGCTAAAGTTCGAGAGGTCCTTCAGAAGTACCCAGATAAG GTTGATGCAAAGAACCAGGGTAGAACTGCCCTGCAGATTGCCTCTTACCAGGGGCATCTGGATGTTGTGAAGATTTTGCTGCAGGCACATGCCTCTGTCAACCTAAGGGATGAAGAAGGGGATACAGCACTGCACTATGCAGCTTTTGG AAACCAAGCTGAGGTTGCCCGTGTGCTTATTAGTAAAGGAGCCAGTGCAGACCTGTTGAACAATGCAAAGTGCACAGCGTTGTATGTGGCTGTCAGCCAAGGATTCACAGAGGTGGTGCGGGCCCTCTGTGAGCTCAACTGTGATGTCAACCTCCCA GATTCCCAGGGAGACACTCCCCTGCATTATGCTATCACTGCAGATTACAAAGTTGTCATTGAgattctcactgaagtacccaACATAGATTTCACTGTCCAGAACTGCCAAGGCTTCAACCTGCTGCACTATTCTGCTCTAAAAGGCAACAAGCT AGCCATAAAGAAGATTCTAGCAAGAGCTCGACAGCTAGTTGACTCCAAAAAGGAAGATGGCTTCACTGCTCTGCATCTTGCTGCTCTCAATAATCACAAAGAAGTTGCAGAAATTCTCATCAAAGAg GGTCGCTGCGATGTCAACCTCAAGAACAACCGTAACCAGACAGCACTGCACCTGGCAGTCATCCAGGGCCACGTGGGCATGGTGCAGCTCCTGGTCAGTGAGGGCAGCGATGTCAATGCTGAAGATGAGGATGGGGACACAGCCATGCACATTGCTTTGGAACGCCAGCAGCTCATGTTCGTCATGATGGAGAAGCGTGAAGGGGAGATGGGGTTGTCCCTTCTTTCCAAG CTGCAGGCTTCTGGCTTGCTTGGAAATGTAGAGCTGAATGTTGGAACTGCAATTGCATGTTACTTAGCACAAGAAGGAGCAGATATTAATTATGCAAACCATCGGGGAAAGTCTCCTTTAGACCTGATCACGGACGGAAGGATTGTCCAGGTCATCAAGGACTTCTCGCAGAAATTCAG GGAACAGCAGGTTTCTTCAGACAGTTCAGCCATCACCTGCAGCCTTCGCCGTGTGCACACTACCCCCAACACAATGACCAACCTTAGTGTCTCGAGTGTGGCAGTCCCCACAGAGTGCCTGGTCTGCTCAGAGCTGGCCTTGCTCATCCATTTTTTCCCATGCCAGCACAGTATTGTATGTGAAG AATGCTCCAGGAGAATGAAGAAGTGCATCAAATGTCAAGTGACAATAACCAAAAAACTGAAACAAG ACAGCACTGAGGTGGAGTGCAGCCCGAGCTCAGAGTGCACGGATCAGAGGAAGCTGatggaggagctgcagagccgcTACCGGCAGATGGAGGAGCGCATCACCTGCCCGATCTGCATCGATGACCAAATCAAACTGGTCTTCCAGTGCGGCCACGGCTCCTGCCCAGACTGCAGCACAGCGCTCACCGTCTGCCCCATCTGCAGGCAGGCTATCCGGGAGAGGATCCAGATCTTTGTCTAA
- the MIB2 gene encoding E3 ubiquitin-protein ligase MIB2 isoform X1, which translates to MDVDPYASMQIGMRVVRGVDWKWGNQDSGEGNVGTVVEIGRTGSPTTPDKTVVVQWDQGNRTNYRTGFQGAYDLLLYDNAQIGVRHPNIICDCCKKHGIRGMRWKCKMCFDYDLCTQCYMNNKHDLSHSFERYETAHSQPVLVSPRQNLTRITLKGTFQGAKVVRGPDWEWGNQDGGEGKIGRVVDIRGWDVETGRSVASVTWSDGTTNVYRVGHKGKVDLKCTVEATGGFYYKEHLPKLGKPAELQRKESTDRHPFQHGDKVKCLLDIDILREMQEGHGGWNPKMAEFIGQTGTVHRITDRGDVRVQFNSETRWTFHPGALTKLNTFWVGDVVRVIDDMETVKRFQPGHGEWTDEMAPTLGHIGKVIKVYGDGDLRVSVGGQSWTFNPACLTAYQRDEEANLMTTENAKESKSTLITVLEKLLSQKTESEHAGCLVICAALNNAAKVREVLQKYPDKVDAKNQGRTALQIASYQGHLDVVKILLQAHASVNLRDEEGDTALHYAAFGNQAEVARVLISKGASADLLNNAKCTALYVAVSQGFTEVVRALCELNCDVNLPDSQGDTPLHYAITADYKVVIEILTEVPNIDFTVQNCQGFNLLHYSALKGNKLAIKKILARARQLVDSKKEDGFTALHLAALNNHKEVAEILIKEGRCDVNLKNNRNQTALHLAVIQGHVGMVQLLVSEGSDVNAEDEDGDTAMHIALERQQLMFVMMEKREGEMGLSLLSKLQASGLLGNVELNVGTAIACYLAQEGADINYANHRGKSPLDLITDGRIVQVIKDFSQKFREQQVSSDSSAITCSLRRVHTTPNTMTNLSVSSVAVPTECLVCSELALLIHFFPCQHSIVCEECSRRMKKCIKCQVTITKKLKQDSTEVECSPSSECTDQRKLMEELQSRYRQMEERITCPICIDDQIKLVFQCGHGSCPDCSTALTVCPICRQAIRERIQIFV; encoded by the exons ATGGACGTGGACCCCTATGCCAGCATGCAGATTGGGATGCGGGTAGTTCGTGGAGTGGACTGGAAATGGGGCAACCAGGACAGCGGTGAAGGGAACGTTGGGACTGTGGTTGAGATTGGTCGGACGGGCAGCCCAACCACTCCAGATAAGACTGTGGTCGTACAGTGGGATCAAGGCAACAGAACTAATTACCGAACTGGATTCCAAGGGGCTTACGACCTTCTTCTGTATGATAATGCACAAATAG GTGTCCGTCACCCTAACATCATATGTGACTGTTGCAAGAAGCATGGTATTCGGGGAATGCGGTGGAAGTGCAAAATGTGTTTTGACTATGACTTGTGCACGCAGTGTTACATGAACAACAAACATGATCTGTCTCACTCCTTCGAGCGCTATGAGACAGCACACTCACAACC AGTCCTGGTGAGTCCTCGACAGAATTTGACTCGCATCACATTAAAAGGGACTTTCCAGGGAGCTAAAGTAGTCCGTGGGCCTGACTGGGAGTGGGGTAACCAGGATG GTGGTGAAGGTAAAATTGGCCGTGTGGTTGATATTCGTGGCTGGGACGTAGAGACTGGACGCAGCGTGGCCAGCGTCACGTGGTCTGATGGTACCACCAATGTCTACAGAGTTGGACACAAGGGAAAAGTGGACCTGAAATGTACTGTGGAGGCAACAGGTGGATTTTACTACAAAGAGCATCTCCCCAAATTAG GAAAACCAGCTGaactgcagaggaaagaaagcacCGACAGGCACCCATTCCAGCATGGGGACAAAGTGAAATGCCTGCTGGACATTGACATCTTGAGGGAAATGCAGGAGGGCCATGGTGGCTGGAATCCTAAAATGGCTGAG TTCATTGGCCAGACAGGGACTGTGCACAGAATCACGGACAGAGGGGACGTGAGGGTCCAGTTCAACAGTGAAACCCGCTGGACTTTCCATCCTGGAGCTCTGACTAAG ctcaaCACCTTTTGGGTTGGTGATGTTGTCCGGGTGATAGATGATATGGAAACAGTGAAGCGATTCCAACCTGGTCATGGGGAGTGGACAGATGAAATGGCACCT ACCTTAGGGCACATCGGCAAGGTGATCAAAGTCTATGGGGATGGAGATTTGCGAGTGTCGGTTGGAGGGCAGTCCTGGACCTTTAACCCAGCTTGCCTGACAGCCTATCAGAGAGATGAGGAAGCAAACCTCATGACAACGGAGAATGCAAAGGAATCGAAAA GTACTTTGATTACTGTATTGGAGAAGCTGCTATCTCAGAAGACAGAGTCAGAGCATGCAGGCTGCCTGGTCATTTGTGCAGCGCTCAATAATGCAGCTAAAGTTCGAGAGGTCCTTCAGAAGTACCCAGATAAG GTTGATGCAAAGAACCAGGGTAGAACTGCCCTGCAGATTGCCTCTTACCAGGGGCATCTGGATGTTGTGAAGATTTTGCTGCAGGCACATGCCTCTGTCAACCTAAGGGATGAAGAAGGGGATACAGCACTGCACTATGCAGCTTTTGG AAACCAAGCTGAGGTTGCCCGTGTGCTTATTAGTAAAGGAGCCAGTGCAGACCTGTTGAACAATGCAAAGTGCACAGCGTTGTATGTGGCTGTCAGCCAAGGATTCACAGAGGTGGTGCGGGCCCTCTGTGAGCTCAACTGTGATGTCAACCTCCCA GATTCCCAGGGAGACACTCCCCTGCATTATGCTATCACTGCAGATTACAAAGTTGTCATTGAgattctcactgaagtacccaACATAGATTTCACTGTCCAGAACTGCCAAGGCTTCAACCTGCTGCACTATTCTGCTCTAAAAGGCAACAAGCT AGCCATAAAGAAGATTCTAGCAAGAGCTCGACAGCTAGTTGACTCCAAAAAGGAAGATGGCTTCACTGCTCTGCATCTTGCTGCTCTCAATAATCACAAAGAAGTTGCAGAAATTCTCATCAAAGAg GGTCGCTGCGATGTCAACCTCAAGAACAACCGTAACCAGACAGCACTGCACCTGGCAGTCATCCAGGGCCACGTGGGCATGGTGCAGCTCCTGGTCAGTGAGGGCAGCGATGTCAATGCTGAAGATGAGGATGGGGACACAGCCATGCACATTGCTTTGGAACGCCAGCAGCTCATGTTCGTCATGATGGAGAAGCGTGAAGGGGAGATGGGGTTGTCCCTTCTTTCCAAG CTGCAGGCTTCTGGCTTGCTTGGAAATGTAGAGCTGAATGTTGGAACTGCAATTGCATGTTACTTAGCACAAGAAGGAGCAGATATTAATTATGCAAACCATCGGGGAAAGTCTCCTTTAGACCTGATCACGGACGGAAGGATTGTCCAGGTCATCAAGGACTTCTCGCAGAAATTCAG GGAACAGCAGGTTTCTTCAGACAGTTCAGCCATCACCTGCAGCCTTCGCCGTGTGCACACTACCCCCAACACAATGACCAACCTTAGTGTCTCGAGTGTGGCAGTCCCCACAGAGTGCCTGGTCTGCTCAGAGCTGGCCTTGCTCATCCATTTTTTCCCATGCCAGCACAGTATTGTATGTGAAG AATGCTCCAGGAGAATGAAGAAGTGCATCAAATGTCAAGTGACAATAACCAAAAAACTGAAACAAG ACAGCACTGAGGTGGAGTGCAGCCCGAGCTCAGAGTGCACGGATCAGAGGAAGCTGatggaggagctgcagagccgcTACCGGCAGATGGAGGAGCGCATCACCTGCCCGATCTGCATCGATGACCAAATCAAACTGGTCTTCCAGTGCGGCCACGGCTCCTGCCCAGACTGCAGCACAGCGCTCACCGTCTGCCCCATCTGCAGGCAGGCTATCCGGGAGAGGATCCAGATCTTTGTCTAA